One part of the Streptomyces sp. NBC_00286 genome encodes these proteins:
- a CDS encoding 3,4-dihydroxyphenylacetate 2,3-dioxygenase: protein MGEIVGAGLLAHVPTIVLPEADRLELNEGKEITLVTGLQQLRKDVFERDAADAYDTVVVLDSHWATTVEFVVTAQQRRAGLFTSEELPRGMCRMPYDFPGDPELAHNIASFADKHGTWITAIDDDYLPIYYATINLWKFLGEGLPDKRWVSIGVCQTGDMEDHLRLGRALADGIAATPGRRVLLIASGALSHTFWPLREIRDHEASDPVHIRTPEAREADYERIAWFKEGRHDKVLDTMGEFWKFKPEAKFFHYLMMAGALGEQACVAKARQYGEYENSVGTGQVHLWFDRPADGWTGNGLPTPAAQS from the coding sequence ATGGGTGAGATCGTCGGGGCGGGCCTACTCGCCCACGTGCCCACCATCGTGCTGCCGGAAGCGGACCGGCTGGAGCTGAACGAGGGCAAGGAGATCACCCTCGTCACCGGCCTCCAGCAGCTCCGTAAGGACGTCTTCGAGCGCGATGCCGCGGACGCGTATGACACCGTCGTCGTCCTCGACTCCCACTGGGCCACCACCGTCGAGTTCGTGGTCACCGCCCAGCAGCGTCGCGCCGGCCTGTTCACCTCCGAGGAGCTGCCGCGCGGCATGTGCCGGATGCCGTACGACTTTCCCGGCGATCCCGAACTCGCGCACAACATCGCCTCGTTCGCCGACAAGCACGGCACCTGGATCACCGCGATCGACGACGACTACCTGCCGATCTACTACGCCACCATCAACCTGTGGAAGTTCCTCGGCGAGGGGCTTCCGGACAAGCGTTGGGTGAGCATCGGCGTCTGCCAGACCGGCGACATGGAGGACCACCTACGCCTCGGCCGTGCCCTGGCCGACGGCATCGCCGCCACCCCCGGGCGGCGCGTCCTGCTCATCGCCTCGGGAGCGCTGTCGCACACCTTCTGGCCGCTGCGCGAGATCCGCGACCACGAGGCCAGCGACCCGGTGCACATCCGCACGCCGGAGGCCCGCGAGGCCGACTATGAACGCATCGCGTGGTTCAAGGAGGGCCGTCACGACAAGGTCCTGGACACCATGGGGGAGTTCTGGAAGTTCAAGCCCGAGGCGAAGTTCTTCCACTACCTGATGATGGCCGGCGCGCTCGGCGAGCAGGCGTGCGTCGCGAAGGCCCGGCAGTACGGCGAGTACGAGAACTCCGTCGGCACCGGCCAGGTCCATCTGTGGTTCGACCGTCCGGCCGACGGCTGGACCGGAAACGGACTGCCCACCCCCGCCGCTCAGTCCTGA
- a CDS encoding fumarylacetoacetate hydrolase family protein translates to MPEYRRILLDGAAVEVTVDGDELVAGDGRRVKTEEAHHLPPVVPSKVIAVHLNHRSRVDEFQIQLPDTPTYFHKPTSALNAHKGAIVRPDGCKWLNYEGEVAIVIGKTARNIAPAEAGTYIAGYTIANDYGLHDFRDTDAGSMLRVKGSDTLCPLGPGLVTDWDFHGKSLRTYVNGQVVQDGSTDEMKWDMHYLVADIARTITLYPGDVLLSGTPANSRPVQPGDVVEVEVEGLGRLTNHVVTGPTPIRTDVGAQPTESEEVLSTALGGDWEFRGIRPPRR, encoded by the coding sequence ATGCCCGAATACCGCCGCATCCTGCTCGACGGCGCCGCCGTCGAGGTCACCGTCGACGGGGACGAACTCGTCGCCGGGGACGGCCGCCGCGTCAAGACCGAGGAGGCGCATCACCTGCCCCCGGTCGTCCCGTCCAAGGTGATCGCGGTCCACCTCAACCACCGCAGCCGCGTCGACGAGTTCCAGATCCAACTCCCGGACACGCCCACCTACTTCCACAAGCCGACCTCGGCCCTCAACGCGCACAAAGGCGCGATCGTCCGCCCCGACGGCTGCAAGTGGCTCAACTACGAGGGCGAGGTCGCCATCGTCATCGGGAAGACCGCGCGCAACATCGCGCCGGCCGAGGCGGGGACGTACATCGCGGGCTACACGATCGCCAACGACTACGGCCTGCACGACTTCCGCGACACCGACGCCGGCTCGATGCTCCGGGTGAAGGGTTCCGACACCCTCTGCCCGCTCGGCCCGGGCCTGGTAACCGACTGGGACTTCCACGGCAAGAGCCTGCGCACGTACGTCAACGGCCAAGTGGTCCAGGACGGTTCGACCGACGAGATGAAGTGGGACATGCACTACCTCGTCGCCGACATCGCGCGCACGATCACCCTGTACCCCGGTGACGTGCTGCTGTCCGGCACCCCTGCCAACTCCCGTCCCGTCCAGCCCGGCGACGTCGTTGAAGTCGAGGTCGAGGGCCTGGGCCGCCTCACCAACCACGTCGTCACCGGCCCCACCCCCATCCGCACCGACGTCGGCGCCCAGCCCACCGAATCGGAGGAGGTGCTGTCCACGGCGCTCGGCGGCGACTGGGAGTTCCGCGGCATCCGTCCACCCCGGCGGTGA
- a CDS encoding TetR/AcrR family transcriptional regulator produces MTESAEQPEGREPRRRMNYGEGREALLNAAVRVVARGGLRKLTYRAVAQEAGTTHGLVVHHFGSRDALIEEALAHAIRTSLSTSALEPGTGKVADFSVGLSEMVTADPDIQAFQYELLLEARRRPELLPQIRALYDAYFDATKRELSRILPHDADHPLTRLIFAALDGIVLHQLVFGEPETTDAAVEELRHLLRLLEAEAEAETEAEAEAEADGDTGSADR; encoded by the coding sequence ATGACCGAGTCCGCCGAGCAGCCCGAAGGTCGTGAGCCGCGCAGGCGCATGAACTACGGGGAGGGGCGCGAGGCCCTGCTCAACGCGGCGGTGCGGGTCGTGGCGCGGGGCGGGCTGCGCAAGCTCACCTACCGGGCCGTCGCGCAGGAGGCGGGGACCACGCACGGGCTGGTCGTCCACCACTTCGGCTCGCGGGACGCACTGATCGAGGAGGCGCTCGCCCATGCGATCCGCACCTCGCTGAGCACCAGCGCGCTCGAACCAGGGACCGGCAAGGTCGCCGACTTCTCGGTCGGGCTCTCCGAGATGGTCACGGCGGATCCGGACATACAGGCGTTCCAGTACGAGCTGCTGCTGGAGGCCCGGCGCCGGCCGGAGCTGCTGCCGCAGATCCGCGCGCTGTACGACGCCTACTTCGACGCCACCAAGCGCGAACTGTCCCGGATCCTGCCCCACGACGCAGACCACCCCTTGACCCGACTGATCTTCGCGGCCCTCGACGGGATCGTGCTGCACCAGCTCGTCTTCGGCGAGCCCGAGACCACCGACGCGGCCGTCGAGGAGCTGCGCCACCTGCTCCGGCTCCTCGAAGCCGAAGCCGAAGCCGAAACTGAAGCCGAAGCCGAAGCCGAAGCTGACGGCGACACCGGCTCGGCAGACCGCTAG
- a CDS encoding APC family permease produces MDSQTAVGNQAAPDASTQGKLKPNSLGVLGILFFVLSAQAPLTGVAGAVPLSVALGNGPGAPATYVAAGVITLLFSVGFVAMGRHVVNAGAFYTYIGKGLGRHVGTGSAGVALFAYCAIQAAMYGLYGATVSGLLAHHTGVDVPWWVCVLVTMAIVQVLGASGIEMGAKVLAVFVLAEFSILSAFALVTFVQGGGPEGLGFSQSFSPGAALDGAPGVALMFSVASMIGFEATAIYGEEAREPRRTVPRATYLAVALVTGFFAFASWMLISAYGASNATAAAGKALESGDSTAFVFAPIADQFGTWVNDVLPILLATSLFAGILAFHNSANRYLFSLSRDGLLPRRLTSINRHHSPGVAGLVQTAIAVLLVMPFALADKDPVLTLFSWGSGVAVLGIMLLYFLTSVSVIAFFRRERLDARPWNTLIAPALGALGIVGAIWLIVENFTTLIGGEQSTALWLELTVPAVLVAGVVAARLTRGKAAVVN; encoded by the coding sequence GTGGACAGTCAGACAGCGGTCGGCAACCAGGCCGCGCCCGACGCCTCCACCCAAGGCAAGCTCAAGCCCAACTCCCTCGGCGTCCTGGGCATCCTCTTCTTCGTGCTGTCCGCCCAGGCACCGCTCACCGGCGTCGCGGGCGCCGTCCCCCTCTCCGTCGCGCTCGGCAACGGACCCGGCGCCCCTGCCACCTATGTGGCGGCGGGGGTGATCACCCTGCTGTTCTCGGTGGGCTTCGTGGCCATGGGTCGGCATGTCGTGAACGCCGGCGCCTTCTACACGTACATCGGCAAGGGTCTCGGCCGGCACGTCGGCACCGGCAGCGCGGGCGTCGCGCTCTTCGCGTACTGCGCGATCCAGGCCGCCATGTACGGCCTGTACGGAGCGACCGTGAGCGGACTGCTGGCACACCACACCGGGGTGGACGTGCCCTGGTGGGTGTGTGTCCTGGTCACCATGGCGATCGTCCAGGTCCTGGGAGCCTCGGGCATCGAGATGGGTGCCAAGGTGCTGGCGGTCTTCGTGCTGGCGGAGTTCAGCATCCTCAGCGCCTTCGCGCTCGTCACCTTCGTCCAGGGCGGCGGACCCGAGGGCCTCGGCTTCAGCCAGTCCTTCTCGCCGGGGGCGGCCCTCGACGGCGCCCCGGGCGTGGCGCTGATGTTCTCCGTCGCCTCGATGATCGGCTTCGAAGCGACCGCGATCTACGGCGAGGAGGCGCGCGAACCCCGCAGGACGGTGCCCCGAGCCACGTATCTGGCCGTCGCCCTCGTCACCGGCTTCTTCGCCTTCGCCTCCTGGATGCTGATCTCCGCCTACGGCGCCTCGAACGCGACCGCGGCCGCCGGCAAAGCGCTGGAGAGCGGCGACTCGACGGCCTTCGTCTTCGCGCCCATCGCGGACCAGTTCGGTACCTGGGTCAACGACGTCCTGCCCATCCTGCTGGCCACCTCGCTCTTCGCGGGCATCCTCGCCTTCCACAACTCCGCCAACCGCTACCTGTTCTCCCTCAGCCGCGACGGGCTGCTGCCCCGAAGGCTGACGTCGATCAACCGTCACCACTCCCCAGGCGTGGCAGGCCTCGTCCAGACGGCCATCGCCGTCCTGCTGGTGATGCCCTTCGCGCTGGCCGACAAGGACCCCGTCCTGACCCTGTTCTCCTGGGGCAGCGGAGTGGCCGTCCTGGGAATCATGCTGCTGTACTTCCTGACCTCGGTCTCCGTGATCGCCTTCTTCCGCCGGGAACGCCTGGACGCCCGGCCCTGGAACACCCTGATCGCCCCGGCCCTGGGCGCACTGGGCATCGTCGGTGCGATCTGGCTGATCGTCGAGAACTTCACCACGCTCATCGGCGGCGAGCAGAGCACCGCTCTGTGGCTGGAGCTCACCGTCCCGGCCGTCCTGGTCGCGGGAGTGGTCGCGGCCCGGTTGACGCGCGGCAAGGCGGCGGTCGTCAACTGA
- a CDS encoding aldehyde dehydrogenase, which yields MPDITHDEWLRRAKTFEVSGAHHIDGADEDGGGETFAAVSPRDRQVVARIADGGAAEVDAAVAAARRAFDAGPWPRLAPAERGRLLVRIADLLEERRETLALAVSLEMGKPITDAYAIELRAVINTFRWYGQLADKLTDESPHTAPDALALVTREPAGVVGAVVPWNFPLTLAGWKIAPALAAGCTVVLKPSENSPLSALLLGRIATEAGLPPGVLNVVNGNGPVAGRALGLHPDVDVLAFTGSTAVGRHFLHYAADSNLKRVWLELGGKSPNIVLPDAPDLEKAAATAAWGIFFNQGEMCTAPSRLMVHSSIAERVVEAVVARARDLRVGDPLDPATEMGALAGEAHLSRVRDHIDTGLAEGARLRTGGDRILTGTGGTYLEPTVFDRVGPGMRLAREEIFGPVLSVLTFDDLEEAVRLANATEYGLAAGLWTSDLSTAHKVSRALKVGTVWVNCYEEGDLTVPFGGMKQSGNGRDKSVHALEKYTELKTTWIRL from the coding sequence ATGCCGGACATCACCCACGACGAGTGGCTGCGCCGCGCCAAGACCTTCGAGGTGTCCGGTGCCCATCACATCGACGGCGCTGACGAGGATGGCGGGGGAGAGACCTTCGCGGCCGTTTCGCCCCGGGACCGCCAGGTCGTGGCCCGGATCGCCGACGGGGGCGCCGCCGAGGTGGACGCGGCCGTGGCCGCCGCCCGCCGGGCTTTCGACGCCGGTCCGTGGCCGCGCCTGGCGCCCGCCGAGCGGGGCCGCCTGCTGGTACGGATCGCCGATCTGCTGGAGGAGCGGCGCGAGACGCTCGCGCTCGCCGTCAGCCTGGAGATGGGTAAGCCGATCACGGACGCGTACGCGATCGAGCTGCGTGCCGTCATCAACACCTTCCGCTGGTACGGGCAGTTGGCGGACAAGCTCACCGACGAGTCCCCGCACACCGCACCGGACGCCCTCGCGCTCGTCACCCGGGAGCCCGCCGGGGTTGTGGGCGCGGTCGTACCGTGGAACTTCCCGCTGACACTGGCGGGTTGGAAGATCGCCCCGGCACTGGCCGCCGGCTGCACGGTCGTACTGAAGCCGTCGGAGAACTCGCCGCTGTCCGCGCTCCTCCTGGGCCGGATCGCCACCGAGGCCGGGCTGCCGCCGGGCGTGCTCAACGTCGTCAACGGCAACGGACCGGTCGCCGGTCGCGCCCTCGGCCTCCACCCCGACGTCGACGTCCTGGCCTTCACCGGCTCGACCGCCGTAGGCCGACATTTCCTGCACTACGCCGCCGACTCCAACCTCAAGCGCGTCTGGCTGGAACTCGGCGGCAAGTCACCCAACATCGTCCTTCCCGACGCCCCCGACCTGGAGAAGGCCGCCGCCACCGCCGCCTGGGGCATCTTCTTCAACCAGGGCGAGATGTGCACCGCCCCGTCCCGGCTGATGGTGCACTCATCGATTGCCGAACGCGTCGTCGAGGCCGTCGTGGCGCGAGCCCGGGATCTGCGGGTCGGAGACCCCCTCGACCCGGCCACCGAGATGGGCGCCCTGGCCGGCGAGGCCCACCTGAGCCGCGTACGAGACCACATCGACACGGGTCTGGCCGAGGGCGCCAGGCTGCGGACCGGCGGCGACCGCATCCTCACCGGCACGGGAGGCACGTACCTGGAACCGACCGTCTTCGACCGGGTGGGCCCCGGCATGCGGCTGGCCCGCGAGGAGATCTTCGGCCCCGTCCTGTCGGTGCTCACCTTCGACGACCTGGAGGAAGCGGTACGGCTGGCCAACGCCACCGAGTACGGCCTGGCGGCGGGCCTGTGGACCTCCGACCTGTCCACCGCGCACAAGGTCTCGCGAGCGCTGAAGGTCGGCACGGTCTGGGTCAACTGCTACGAGGAGGGCGACCTGACCGTCCCCTTCGGCGGCATGAAGCAGTCGGGCAACGGCCGGGACAAGTCCGTCCACGCCCTCGAGAAGTACACCGAACTCAAGACCACCTGGATCCGGTTGTGA
- a CDS encoding gamma-glutamyl-gamma-aminobutyrate hydrolase family protein: protein MTRTCARPLIAIPARFAATTSALRYAAEVNARALIESVWRAGGEPVSIHPADPSDTDVAARLARFDGILLPGGGDLAPNRYGATDTHDSVYDVDDLQDAFDLEVARRSLDLGLPLLAVCRGMQVVNVALGGTLEQDMGGPEREHRHLVHPVAIRRGTLLEQATGAEKADASCYHHQRVDRLGDGLEVTARAADGTPEGLELPGARGWFTAVQWHPEDTAHEDAAQHGLFAALVRAAY, encoded by the coding sequence GTGACCCGTACATGCGCGCGTCCCCTCATCGCGATCCCGGCCCGCTTCGCCGCCACCACCTCCGCACTGCGTTACGCCGCCGAAGTCAACGCCCGTGCCCTGATCGAGTCCGTATGGCGGGCCGGTGGCGAACCCGTGAGCATCCACCCGGCCGACCCCTCCGACACCGACGTGGCGGCCCGCCTCGCCCGCTTCGACGGGATCTTGCTCCCCGGCGGCGGCGACCTCGCCCCGAACCGGTACGGCGCCACCGACACACACGACAGCGTCTACGACGTCGACGACCTCCAGGACGCCTTCGACCTCGAAGTCGCCCGCCGGAGCCTGGACTTGGGTCTGCCCCTGTTGGCGGTCTGCCGAGGTATGCAGGTCGTCAACGTCGCCCTCGGCGGCACCCTGGAACAGGACATGGGCGGCCCCGAGCGCGAACACCGGCACCTCGTTCATCCGGTGGCGATCCGGCGCGGCACCCTGCTGGAACAGGCCACCGGAGCGGAGAAGGCGGACGCCTCCTGCTACCACCACCAGCGAGTGGACCGCCTCGGTGACGGTCTGGAGGTCACCGCACGGGCGGCCGACGGCACCCCGGAAGGCCTCGAACTCCCCGGAGCGCGCGGTTGGTTCACCGCCGTCCAGTGGCATCCCGAGGACACCGCGCACGAGGACGCCGCCCAGCACGGTCTCTTCGCGGCGCTGGTGCGAGCGGCCTACTGA
- a CDS encoding MarR family winged helix-turn-helix transcriptional regulator, translating into MPGQRSITEAEKLAAAKLGGIPIRRDQMAAVANIYRAASAVRQHLENSVLRSSDLTWTAFVVLWVVWVWGESETRHVAEEAGISKGTLTGVSRTLESRGLLRRAGHPSDGRLVLLSLTDEGERLMRRLFPEFNEEEAFVTGQLTDEECRNLAEGLRSVVLQVEENGEERRQSLLNGAEPAPRRSGRRPKG; encoded by the coding sequence GTGCCCGGCCAGCGATCCATCACCGAAGCCGAGAAGCTCGCCGCGGCGAAACTCGGCGGCATCCCGATCCGCCGGGACCAGATGGCGGCCGTGGCCAACATCTACCGGGCCGCCTCGGCGGTACGCCAGCACCTGGAGAACTCGGTGCTGCGTAGCTCCGACCTGACCTGGACGGCCTTCGTGGTGCTGTGGGTCGTGTGGGTGTGGGGCGAGTCGGAGACCCGGCACGTGGCCGAGGAGGCGGGGATCTCCAAGGGGACGCTCACCGGTGTTTCCCGCACCCTGGAATCGCGTGGGCTGCTCCGGCGGGCCGGTCATCCCTCGGACGGCAGGCTGGTCCTGCTCAGCCTCACCGACGAGGGTGAGCGGCTGATGCGGCGGCTGTTCCCGGAGTTCAACGAGGAAGAGGCGTTCGTCACCGGGCAGTTGACGGACGAGGAGTGCCGGAACCTGGCCGAGGGCCTGCGGAGCGTAGTGCTGCAGGTCGAGGAGAACGGCGAGGAGCGCCGCCAGTCACTGCTGAACGGCGCCGAGCCCGCTCCTCGCCGCAGCGGGCGGCGTCCGAAAGGCTGA
- a CDS encoding amidohydrolase, whose amino-acid sequence MSDNAPTLILTGGQVLTVDDGFTVAESVAVRGRTIVAVGTDAEIRALAGPGTRVVELGGRTVLPGINDSHLHGAAYGMTKPPFAIAVGHPAVASIADIATAVRSQAEASRPGEWIIGLGWDPGYLAECLADPRRFPHRRDLDAAAPDNPVCLTDFSSHMVWVNSAALRQCGIDASIVPPSGGVIDLDPDGEPTGILREAAQGLVQAALPSPTVAQRRQAIQNVIAELHSRGITSYTEPGLGPGGTTTLFGGLSTDNWTAYADLAATGDLEARVSVLLLPAPMGGSADDVRKGLAELRRPESADPRLLRAIGVKIFADGVPPNRTAWMNEPYADGGHGALCVHGDTPALQVDELREMIRIAHEAGFQLGVHVTGDRAIDTVVDAFVAADEAAPRPDARHYVIHGDFIGAGSLAKLAAHGYGINMNPAIKWTISDLMDEVVGAERSAYQWPVRSAVEAGIAVCASSDAPITEPDWRQGVAAMMLRESKASGRRSGPEQCVGLAEALRAYTVNAARQDFAEEWKGSIEVGKVADLCVMDRPLLELGPHDITDAEVDLTVFDGRVVHER is encoded by the coding sequence GTGAGCGACAACGCCCCCACCCTCATCCTGACCGGCGGCCAGGTCCTGACCGTCGACGACGGCTTCACCGTGGCCGAATCCGTGGCCGTGCGCGGCAGGACCATCGTCGCCGTCGGCACCGACGCCGAGATCCGCGCCCTGGCCGGGCCCGGCACGCGCGTCGTCGAACTGGGCGGCCGGACCGTACTGCCCGGCATCAACGACTCCCACCTGCACGGGGCCGCGTACGGCATGACCAAGCCGCCCTTCGCCATCGCCGTCGGCCATCCGGCGGTCGCGTCGATCGCCGACATCGCCACCGCCGTGCGGAGTCAGGCGGAGGCCTCCCGGCCCGGCGAGTGGATCATCGGCCTCGGCTGGGACCCCGGCTACCTGGCGGAGTGCCTCGCCGACCCCCGTCGCTTCCCGCACCGCCGGGATCTCGACGCCGCGGCGCCGGACAACCCGGTCTGTCTGACCGACTTCTCCTCGCACATGGTGTGGGTCAACAGCGCGGCCCTGCGCCAGTGCGGCATCGACGCGTCGATCGTGCCCCCGTCAGGCGGCGTCATCGACCTCGACCCGGACGGAGAGCCCACCGGCATCCTGCGCGAGGCCGCCCAGGGACTCGTCCAGGCCGCGCTCCCCTCCCCCACTGTCGCCCAGCGCCGCCAGGCCATCCAGAACGTGATCGCCGAACTCCACTCGCGCGGCATCACCAGCTACACCGAGCCCGGCCTCGGCCCCGGCGGCACGACGACCCTGTTCGGCGGGCTGAGCACCGACAACTGGACCGCGTACGCCGACCTCGCGGCAACCGGCGACCTCGAAGCCCGGGTCAGCGTTCTGCTGCTGCCCGCGCCGATGGGCGGCTCCGCGGACGACGTACGCAAGGGCCTGGCCGAACTGCGCCGCCCGGAGTCGGCCGACCCACGGCTCCTGCGCGCCATCGGCGTCAAGATCTTCGCCGACGGAGTACCGCCGAACCGTACGGCGTGGATGAACGAGCCGTACGCCGACGGCGGCCACGGCGCGCTGTGCGTGCACGGCGACACTCCCGCACTCCAGGTCGACGAGCTGCGCGAGATGATCCGGATCGCCCACGAGGCGGGCTTCCAGCTGGGCGTGCACGTCACCGGCGACCGGGCCATCGACACGGTCGTGGACGCGTTCGTCGCGGCCGACGAGGCGGCACCCCGGCCCGACGCCCGGCACTACGTCATCCACGGCGACTTCATCGGTGCCGGCAGCCTCGCGAAACTCGCCGCGCACGGTTACGGCATCAACATGAACCCGGCCATCAAGTGGACCATCTCCGACCTGATGGACGAGGTGGTGGGTGCCGAACGCTCCGCCTACCAGTGGCCCGTACGGTCCGCCGTCGAGGCCGGGATCGCGGTCTGCGCCAGCTCCGACGCGCCGATCACGGAGCCCGACTGGCGGCAAGGAGTGGCCGCGATGATGTTGCGGGAGTCGAAGGCGAGCGGCCGGCGCAGCGGCCCGGAGCAGTGTGTGGGCCTCGCCGAGGCCCTGCGTGCGTACACGGTCAACGCGGCCCGTCAGGACTTCGCGGAGGAGTGGAAGGGGTCCATCGAGGTCGGCAAGGTCGCGGATCTGTGCGTCATGGACCGTCCACTGCTGGAACTGGGCCCCCACGACATCACGGACGCGGAGGTGGACTTGACGGTGTTCGACGGACGTGTCGTCCACGAGCGCTGA
- a CDS encoding ABC transporter permease: MTTATTSPADRLVPGPRTLAGSGLATVRRHPLLVVLALMVLVFQLTTGSFLDGGNLRGIATDAATLTLVAVPLALLVISGYLDLSVGSTVALGGLVAGWLAGQQHQSPVVAVLGALAVGAAVGAVNGILCCYLGLSSFIVTLGMLTAVRGLAQQLFPLPLSGFGSGFAWLGGSRIAGIDAPVVIALLVLVAGALFLALTPAGRHVFAIGVNREAAHLSGISVRRTPFALFVVTSVAAALAGAIKASVLDSAVAGTSGAGFELTVLTAVLLGGVALTGGSGSVFGVLLGVLFLGCLQNGLTLLNVPAFWQQMAQGIALVAGAALAYFGPRLTR, from the coding sequence ATGACGACCGCGACCACCTCCCCCGCCGACCGCCTCGTTCCGGGCCCGCGCACCCTGGCCGGCAGCGGACTCGCCACCGTGCGGCGGCATCCGCTGCTCGTCGTCCTCGCTTTGATGGTGCTGGTGTTCCAGCTGACGACCGGCAGCTTCCTCGACGGGGGCAACCTCCGCGGGATCGCCACGGACGCGGCCACCCTCACCCTCGTGGCCGTGCCTCTGGCGCTGCTGGTCATCAGCGGTTATCTCGATCTGTCGGTCGGCTCCACGGTCGCTCTGGGCGGCCTTGTCGCCGGCTGGCTCGCCGGGCAGCAGCACCAGTCACCCGTCGTCGCCGTGCTCGGCGCCCTCGCCGTGGGGGCGGCGGTGGGCGCCGTGAACGGCATCCTGTGCTGCTATCTGGGGCTGTCCTCGTTCATCGTGACGCTGGGCATGCTGACCGCGGTACGCGGACTCGCTCAGCAGCTCTTCCCGCTGCCGCTGAGCGGCTTCGGCTCCGGGTTCGCCTGGCTCGGAGGGTCGCGGATCGCCGGAATCGACGCACCGGTCGTCATCGCGCTGCTGGTGCTTGTGGCGGGTGCGCTGTTCCTGGCGCTCACCCCGGCCGGTCGGCACGTCTTCGCCATCGGTGTCAACCGGGAGGCCGCCCATCTCTCCGGCATCAGCGTCCGCCGTACGCCCTTCGCCCTGTTCGTCGTCACCTCGGTCGCGGCGGCCCTCGCCGGCGCGATCAAGGCGTCCGTACTGGACAGCGCGGTCGCCGGAACCTCGGGCGCCGGCTTCGAACTGACCGTGCTCACCGCCGTCCTGCTCGGCGGAGTCGCGCTCACCGGCGGCTCGGGCTCCGTCTTCGGGGTGCTGCTCGGCGTACTGTTCCTGGGCTGTCTGCAGAACGGGCTGACGCTGCTGAACGTGCCGGCCTTCTGGCAGCAGATGGCGCAGGGCATCGCCCTGGTGGCGGGCGCGGCGCTCGCCTACTTCGGTCCGCGGCTGACGCGGTGA